From one Triticum urartu cultivar G1812 chromosome 3, Tu2.1, whole genome shotgun sequence genomic stretch:
- the LOC125547578 gene encoding E3 ubiquitin-protein ligase EL5-like has translation MDPFHGMLIAAAILVLFLIFVAFPLSFFLRYYFSTGVPEVPAPRGVGPELLGSLPVTVYRTADHVGVVECAVCLAGLQDGEQARFLPCCGHGFHAGCIGVWLASRSTCPLCRVTVVGKLPDALTSTSLPPTPQEPANYAGNLPASVLNC, from the coding sequence ATGGACCCGTTCCACGGCATGCTCATCGCGGCGGCCATCCTCGTGCTCTTCCTCATCTTCGTCGCCTTCCCGCTCAGCTTCTTCCTCCGCTACTACTTCAGCACCGGCGTCCCCGAGGTGCCCGCGCCGAGGGGCGTCGGCCCGGAGCTGCTGGGCTCGCTGCCGGTCACGGTGTACCGCACGGCGGACCACGTCGGGGTGGTGGAGTGCGCGGTGTGCCTGGCCGGGCTCCAGGACGGGGAGCAGGCGAGGTTCCTGCCCTGCTGCGGCCACGGGTTCCACGCCGGGTGCATCGGCGTGTGGCTGGCGTCCCGCTCCACCTGCCCGCTCTGCCGGGTCACCGTCGTCGGCAAGCTTCCGGACGCGCTTACATCGACGAGTCTCCCTCCCACACCGCAGGAGCCCGCGAATTACGCCGGGAACCTGCCGGCGAGTGTGCTGAACTGCTGA
- the LOC125542343 gene encoding glutamate decarboxylase-like isoform X2 produces the protein MVISHASSSAGEAVYSTFSSRYVREELPRYRMPEGSIPKEAAYQIISDELMLDGNPRLNLASFVTTWMEPECGKLMMDSVNKNYVDMDEYPVTTELQNRCVNMIAHLFNAPIGEDETAIGVSTVGSSEAIMLAGLAFKRKWANKMKEQGKPCDKPNIVTGANVQVCWEKFARYFEVELKEVKLTEGYYVMDPKKAVEMVDENTICVAAILGSTLTGEYEDVKLLNDLLVAKNKETGWDVPIHVDAASGGFIAPFLQPELEWDFRLPLVKSINVSGHKYGLVYPGVGWVIWRSKADLPDELIFHINYLGTDQPTFTLNFSKGASQIIAQYYQLIRLGFEGYKHIMENCKLNAAVLKEGIDATGRFDVLSKADGVPLVAIRLKDSTNFSVFDISENLRRFGWIVPAYTMPADAEHVAVLRIVIREDFNRSLAQRLLADINKIVGELDAHAVHAIKLSTAAAAEGASKSTVDAVTEAFKGLAGNKKAGVC, from the exons ATGGTGATCTCGCACGCGAGCTCCAGCGCGGGGGAGGCCGTCTACTCCACCTTCTCCTCGCGCTACGTGCGCGAGGAGCTCCCGCG GTACCGGATGCCGGAGGGATCGATCCCGAAGGAGGCGGCGTACCAGATCATCAGCGACGAGCTGATGCTGGACGGGAACCCGCGGCTGAACCTGGCGTCCTTCGTCACCACCTGGATGGAGCCCGAGTGCGGCAAGCTCATGATGGACTCCGTTAACAAGAACTACGTCGACATGGACGAGTACCCCGTCACCACCGAGCTCCAG AACCGTTGTGTAAACATGATAGCTCACTTGTTCAATGCACCGATCGGTGAGGATGAGACTGCTATCGGAGTCTCAACAGTGGGGTCCTCGGAAGCGATAATGCTTGCGGGCCTGGCGTTCAAGAGGAAGTGGGCAAACAAAATGAAGGAGCAGGGGAAGCCATGCGACAAACCTAACATTGTTACTGGCGCAAATGTTCAG GTTTGCTGGGAGAAATTTGCTAGATATTTCGAGGTGGAACTGAAGGAGGTCAAGTTAACTGAAGGGTACTATGTCATGGATCCCAAGAAGGCTGTTGAAATGGTGGATGAGAACACTATATGTGTTGCAGCCATCTTGGGATCTACTCTCACTGGAGAGTACGAAGATGTGAAACTGTTGAATGACCTTCTTGTGGCGAAGAACAAGGAAACAGG GTGGGATGTGCCGATCCATGTTGATGCTGCCAGTGGAGGATTCATCGCTCCTTTTCTCCAGCCTGAGCTTGAATGGGACTTCAGGCTGCCGTTGGTGAAGAGCATCAACGTTAGTGGGCACAAGTATGGCCTTGTGTACCCTGGTGTTGGATGGGTCATCTGGCGGAGCAAAGCCGATCTGCCCGACGAACTCATCTTCCACATAAACTATCTAGGAACAGATCAGCCCACGTTCACACTGAACTTCTCCAAGG GCGCTAGCCAGATCATTGCGCAATACTATCAGCTGATCCGCCTCGGCTTCGAG GGGTACAAGCACATCATGGAGAACTGCAAGCTGAACGCGGCGGTGCTGAAGGAGGGCATCGACGCGACGGGGCGGTTCGACGTGCTGTCCAAGGCGGACGGCGTGCCGCTGGTGGCCATCAGGCTCAAGGACAGCACCAACTTCAGCGTGTTCGACATCTCGGAGAACCTGAGGCGGTTCGGGTGGATCGTGCCGGCCTACACGATGCCGGCGGACGCGGAGCACGTGGCCGTCCTCCGCATCGTCATCCGGGAGGACTTCAACCGGAGCCTCGCGCAGCGGCTCCTCGCCGACATCAACAAGATCGTGGGCGAGCTGGACGCGCACGCCGTCCACGCCATCAAGctgtccaccgccgccgccgccgagggcGCCTCCAAGAGCACCGTGGACGCCGTCACCGAGGCCTTCAAGGGCCTGGCCGGGAACAAGAAGGCCGGCGTCTGCTGA
- the LOC125542343 gene encoding glutamate decarboxylase-like isoform X1, with product MVVTVAATGSDTAEPLHSTTFASRYVRDQLPRYRMPEGSIPKEAAYQIISDELMLDGNPRLNLASFVTTWMEPECGKLMMDSVNKNYVDMDEYPVTTELQNRCVNMIAHLFNAPIGEDETAIGVSTVGSSEAIMLAGLAFKRKWANKMKEQGKPCDKPNIVTGANVQVCWEKFARYFEVELKEVKLTEGYYVMDPKKAVEMVDENTICVAAILGSTLTGEYEDVKLLNDLLVAKNKETGWDVPIHVDAASGGFIAPFLQPELEWDFRLPLVKSINVSGHKYGLVYPGVGWVIWRSKADLPDELIFHINYLGTDQPTFTLNFSKGASQIIAQYYQLIRLGFEGYKHIMENCKLNAAVLKEGIDATGRFDVLSKADGVPLVAIRLKDSTNFSVFDISENLRRFGWIVPAYTMPADAEHVAVLRIVIREDFNRSLAQRLLADINKIVGELDAHAVHAIKLSTAAAAEGASKSTVDAVTEAFKGLAGNKKAGVC from the exons atggTCGTAACTGTGGCAGCGACGGGGTCGGACACGGCCGAGCCGCTGCACTCCACCACCTTCGCCTCCCGCTACGTCCGCGACCAGCTCCCCCG GTACCGGATGCCGGAGGGATCGATCCCGAAGGAGGCGGCGTACCAGATCATCAGCGACGAGCTGATGCTGGACGGGAACCCGCGGCTGAACCTGGCGTCCTTCGTCACCACCTGGATGGAGCCCGAGTGCGGCAAGCTCATGATGGACTCCGTTAACAAGAACTACGTCGACATGGACGAGTACCCCGTCACCACCGAGCTCCAG AACCGTTGTGTAAACATGATAGCTCACTTGTTCAATGCACCGATCGGTGAGGATGAGACTGCTATCGGAGTCTCAACAGTGGGGTCCTCGGAAGCGATAATGCTTGCGGGCCTGGCGTTCAAGAGGAAGTGGGCAAACAAAATGAAGGAGCAGGGGAAGCCATGCGACAAACCTAACATTGTTACTGGCGCAAATGTTCAG GTTTGCTGGGAGAAATTTGCTAGATATTTCGAGGTGGAACTGAAGGAGGTCAAGTTAACTGAAGGGTACTATGTCATGGATCCCAAGAAGGCTGTTGAAATGGTGGATGAGAACACTATATGTGTTGCAGCCATCTTGGGATCTACTCTCACTGGAGAGTACGAAGATGTGAAACTGTTGAATGACCTTCTTGTGGCGAAGAACAAGGAAACAGG GTGGGATGTGCCGATCCATGTTGATGCTGCCAGTGGAGGATTCATCGCTCCTTTTCTCCAGCCTGAGCTTGAATGGGACTTCAGGCTGCCGTTGGTGAAGAGCATCAACGTTAGTGGGCACAAGTATGGCCTTGTGTACCCTGGTGTTGGATGGGTCATCTGGCGGAGCAAAGCCGATCTGCCCGACGAACTCATCTTCCACATAAACTATCTAGGAACAGATCAGCCCACGTTCACACTGAACTTCTCCAAGG GCGCTAGCCAGATCATTGCGCAATACTATCAGCTGATCCGCCTCGGCTTCGAG GGGTACAAGCACATCATGGAGAACTGCAAGCTGAACGCGGCGGTGCTGAAGGAGGGCATCGACGCGACGGGGCGGTTCGACGTGCTGTCCAAGGCGGACGGCGTGCCGCTGGTGGCCATCAGGCTCAAGGACAGCACCAACTTCAGCGTGTTCGACATCTCGGAGAACCTGAGGCGGTTCGGGTGGATCGTGCCGGCCTACACGATGCCGGCGGACGCGGAGCACGTGGCCGTCCTCCGCATCGTCATCCGGGAGGACTTCAACCGGAGCCTCGCGCAGCGGCTCCTCGCCGACATCAACAAGATCGTGGGCGAGCTGGACGCGCACGCCGTCCACGCCATCAAGctgtccaccgccgccgccgccgagggcGCCTCCAAGAGCACCGTGGACGCCGTCACCGAGGCCTTCAAGGGCCTGGCCGGGAACAAGAAGGCCGGCGTCTGCTGA